The Shewanella zhangzhouensis genome has a window encoding:
- a CDS encoding glutamine synthetase family protein, which yields MEKLIAFLKEKKITEVECVISDMTGIARGKIAPVDKFIAEQGMRLPESVLLQTVTGDYVNDDTYYELLNEADVDFLCVPDENAVFELPWCVEATAQVIHDVYDRMGNPIELSPRNVLKKVLKLYEDKGWEPVVAPEMEFYLVARNGDPDLPLNPPLGRSGLPEAGRQSFSIDAANEYDPLFEDMYEWCEAQGLFIDTLIHEDGPAQMEINFSHGNALSLADQVFVFKRTLREAALKHNVCATFMAKPVTNEPGSAMHIHQSVVDKKTGKNIFTKEDGTKSANFLGYIAGLQQFIPEFLPLMAPSVNSFRRFLPGTSAPVNLEWGEENRTCGLRIPESSPQNRRIENRIPGADANCYLAIAASLLAGYIGMVEGLKPTNPALGRANESRTADTNCLPLTLEEALMAMDESDAARKYLGDAFTTGFVAVKQAELENFRRVVSAWEREFLLLTV from the coding sequence ATGGAAAAGCTGATTGCGTTTTTAAAAGAAAAAAAGATAACGGAAGTAGAGTGTGTTATCAGCGATATGACGGGGATTGCCCGCGGTAAAATCGCGCCGGTAGACAAGTTCATCGCCGAGCAGGGCATGCGTTTGCCCGAGAGCGTACTGCTGCAAACGGTAACCGGCGACTATGTGAATGACGATACTTATTATGAGCTGCTGAATGAAGCCGATGTGGACTTCCTCTGTGTGCCCGATGAAAACGCCGTGTTCGAGTTGCCATGGTGTGTGGAAGCCACGGCTCAGGTAATCCACGATGTGTACGATCGTATGGGGAATCCCATCGAGCTGTCGCCTCGTAACGTACTGAAAAAAGTGCTTAAATTGTACGAAGACAAGGGGTGGGAACCGGTGGTTGCCCCCGAGATGGAATTTTATCTGGTGGCGCGCAATGGGGATCCTGATCTGCCACTGAATCCACCACTGGGACGTTCAGGTCTTCCCGAGGCCGGTCGTCAGTCGTTTTCCATCGATGCGGCCAACGAATACGATCCCCTGTTTGAAGACATGTATGAGTGGTGTGAGGCCCAGGGGCTGTTTATCGACACCCTGATCCACGAAGACGGTCCGGCGCAGATGGAAATCAACTTCAGTCACGGCAATGCGCTGTCGCTGGCCGACCAGGTGTTTGTGTTCAAGCGTACCCTGCGTGAAGCGGCGCTCAAGCACAATGTCTGTGCTACCTTCATGGCCAAACCTGTGACCAATGAGCCCGGCAGCGCCATGCACATTCACCAGAGTGTGGTGGACAAAAAGACTGGCAAAAACATCTTCACCAAAGAAGACGGCACCAAGAGCGCCAACTTCCTCGGCTATATTGCCGGTCTGCAACAGTTTATCCCTGAGTTCCTGCCGTTGATGGCACCCAGTGTGAACTCCTTCCGTCGCTTCCTGCCGGGCACCTCTGCACCGGTAAACCTGGAGTGGGGCGAAGAAAACCGCACCTGTGGTCTGCGTATTCCTGAGTCATCACCGCAAAACCGCCGTATTGAAAACCGCATTCCAGGCGCCGATGCCAACTGTTATCTGGCCATTGCCGCCAGTTTGCTGGCCGGTTACATCGGCATGGTGGAAGGTCTTAAGCCAACCAATCCAGCCCTGGGGCGTGCCAACGAAAGCCGCACAGCAGACACCAATTGCCTGCCGCTGACCCTGGAAGAGGCACTGATGGCCATGGATGAGAGTGACGCGGCGCGTAAATATCTCGGCGATGCCTTCACCACTGGTTTTGTGGCGGTGAAGCAGGCAGAGCTTGAAAACTTCAGACGTGTTGTCAGTGCCTGGGAGCGTGAATTCCTGCTGCTGACAGTATAA
- a CDS encoding gamma-glutamyl-gamma-aminobutyrate hydrolase family protein — MSDATIPLIGVSACNTPIGLQTFNTVGEKYLLGVINGTGGWPLIIPSIGDGMPTELLLERLDGILFTGSPSNVEPHHYSGPASEPGTHHDPRRDATTLPLIKAAIAAGVPVLGICRGFQEMNVAFGGSLHQKLHETGVFKEHREDRTAPLEVQYGLAHTVTLEPGGVIFEAWGRSSAEVNSVHTQGVERLGNGLRPEAYAPDGLIEAFSVTDAKNFALGVQFHPEWKVADNAFYLSIFHAFGDACRRRAQERAR; from the coding sequence ATGTCTGACGCCACGATACCCCTTATTGGTGTCTCTGCCTGTAATACCCCGATTGGACTGCAGACGTTTAATACGGTGGGCGAAAAATATCTTTTAGGTGTGATTAATGGCACTGGCGGTTGGCCGCTGATCATCCCTTCTATTGGCGATGGCATGCCAACGGAATTATTACTTGAGCGTCTGGACGGCATCCTGTTCACCGGTTCACCTTCCAATGTCGAACCACATCACTATTCGGGGCCGGCCAGTGAGCCGGGCACTCATCACGATCCCCGCCGTGATGCCACCACCTTGCCCTTGATTAAGGCGGCTATCGCCGCAGGCGTGCCGGTACTGGGTATCTGCCGCGGCTTCCAGGAAATGAATGTGGCCTTTGGCGGCAGTTTGCACCAAAAGTTACATGAAACGGGTGTGTTTAAAGAGCACCGGGAAGACAGAACTGCGCCACTTGAGGTGCAGTATGGTCTGGCCCATACGGTGACTCTGGAGCCCGGGGGGGTAATTTTCGAAGCCTGGGGCCGCAGCTCGGCGGAAGTGAATTCCGTCCATACTCAGGGCGTTGAACGTCTTGGTAACGGGTTGCGGCCAGAAGCCTATGCTCCGGATGGCTTGATAGAAGCCTTCTCTGTTACAGATGCCAAAAATTTTGCCCTGGGTGTGCAATTTCATCCCGAATGGAAAGTGGCCGACAATGCTTTTTATCTGTCGATTTTCCATGCTTTCGGTGACGCGTGCCGACGCAGGGCCCAAGAGCGAGCGAGATAA
- a CDS encoding cupin domain-containing protein has protein sequence MDIGASLKAVRKMKGLSQRELAKRAGVTNSTISMIEKNSVSPSVSSLKKVLAGIPMSLVEFFSIGDSASAEQKIVYRADELLDIGTGPLEFKLIGRDYPNRAMSVMSEIYPPGADTGEEMLKHVGEEAALVIEGKFELTVGEEVFVLEAGDSYYFNSELPHRFRNPFDEPCHLVSATTPANF, from the coding sequence TTGGATATCGGAGCCAGTCTCAAAGCAGTCCGGAAGATGAAAGGCTTGTCTCAGCGTGAGCTTGCCAAGCGTGCCGGTGTGACCAACAGTACCATCTCAATGATTGAGAAAAACAGCGTGAGCCCGTCGGTGAGCTCGTTGAAAAAAGTGTTGGCCGGCATTCCTATGTCACTGGTGGAGTTTTTCTCTATCGGTGACTCGGCCTCTGCCGAGCAAAAGATTGTTTACCGCGCCGACGAGTTGTTGGATATAGGCACCGGTCCTCTGGAGTTCAAGCTGATTGGCCGTGATTATCCCAACAGGGCGATGTCGGTGATGAGTGAGATTTATCCTCCCGGAGCGGATACCGGTGAAGAGATGCTCAAGCACGTCGGAGAAGAGGCTGCGCTGGTCATTGAAGGTAAGTTCGAGCTGACTGTTGGCGAAGAGGTGTTTGTACTTGAAGCCGGTGACAGCTATTACTTCAACAGCGAATTGCCCCACAGGTTCAGAAATCCCTTCGATGAACCCTGTCATCTGGTCAGTGCTACTACACCTGCCAACTTCTGA
- a CDS encoding NAD(P)/FAD-dependent oxidoreductase, which yields MANKSPIHSDKYPDSFYFASAKELFQYPVLDSAIDVDVCVVGGGFSGLNTAIELRQKGFSVALLEAKRVGWGASGRNGGELIRGIGHGLEQFHNTIGQEGINAITQMGFEAVEIVRNRIADHNIDCDLAMGYCDLAVKPRHMTELAEEFEHLKTAGYRQDIKLLQKADLSEVIGSDCYQGALVDMGSGHLHPMNLALGEARVARELGVQIFEYSAATKIIKGDKPRVITEKGEVTCRYLVLAGNAYIGHKLEPYVGGKVLPAGSYLLATEPLSPELQREIIPQNMAFADMRIALDYFHLSADGRLLFGGLCTYSGKDPSDIEAALRPNLERVFPKLKGVRIDYQWGGMIGIGANRLPQLGRLPDAPNIFFAQAYSGHGVNATHMMAKLLADAIAGQAERFDVFAKVKHMTFPGGPALRSPLLAAGMLYHRFMDIF from the coding sequence ATGGCAAACAAATCTCCCATCCACAGCGATAAGTACCCGGATTCATTCTATTTTGCGTCTGCAAAAGAGTTATTTCAGTATCCTGTACTGGACAGTGCCATTGACGTGGATGTCTGTGTGGTGGGGGGCGGTTTCAGTGGGCTCAATACCGCTATTGAGCTGCGCCAGAAAGGCTTCAGCGTTGCGCTGCTGGAGGCCAAGCGTGTCGGCTGGGGCGCCTCGGGGCGTAACGGCGGTGAACTTATTCGTGGTATTGGCCACGGGCTGGAGCAATTTCACAACACCATTGGCCAGGAAGGCATTAATGCCATTACCCAAATGGGGTTTGAGGCGGTTGAAATTGTCCGAAACCGGATTGCCGACCACAACATCGATTGCGACCTGGCCATGGGCTATTGCGACCTGGCCGTGAAACCACGGCATATGACTGAGCTTGCCGAAGAATTCGAACATCTGAAAACAGCAGGTTATCGTCAGGACATCAAACTGCTGCAAAAGGCAGACTTGAGCGAAGTCATAGGTTCTGACTGTTATCAGGGTGCACTGGTGGACATGGGCAGTGGCCATTTGCATCCAATGAATTTGGCCTTGGGCGAAGCCAGAGTTGCCCGGGAGCTGGGCGTGCAGATTTTTGAATACAGCGCCGCCACCAAAATCATCAAGGGAGACAAGCCCAGAGTCATCACCGAAAAAGGTGAAGTAACCTGCCGCTATCTGGTACTGGCGGGCAACGCTTACATAGGCCACAAACTGGAGCCTTATGTGGGGGGGAAAGTATTGCCAGCAGGCAGCTACCTGTTGGCGACCGAGCCCTTAAGCCCGGAGTTACAGCGCGAAATCATCCCCCAAAATATGGCCTTTGCCGACATGCGCATAGCGCTGGATTATTTCCATCTCTCCGCCGATGGGCGTTTGCTCTTTGGTGGTTTGTGCACCTATTCAGGTAAAGACCCCAGCGACATCGAAGCCGCGCTCAGGCCCAATCTGGAGCGGGTGTTTCCCAAACTCAAGGGCGTGCGTATCGATTATCAATGGGGTGGCATGATAGGAATAGGTGCCAACCGTTTACCTCAGCTGGGTCGCCTGCCGGATGCGCCCAATATCTTCTTTGCCCAGGCTTACTCGGGCCATGGCGTCAACGCGACGCACATGATGGCAAAGCTGCTCGCCGACGCGATAGCAGGCCAGGCGGAACGTTTTGATGTGTTTGCCAAGGTGAAACACATGACCTTCCCCGGAGGGCCGGCACTGCGCTCACCGCTGCTGGCCGCCGGCATGCTGTATCACCGCTTTATGGATATTTTTTAA
- a CDS encoding aldehyde dehydrogenase — protein MSTPQSRSEWEAMAQRLEINGKAFINGQYCDAVGKETFDCISPVDGRLLTQVASCQQADADIAVANAREVFESGVWSLQSPVKRKKVMIRFAELLEEHADELALLETLDMGKPIAHSKAVDVAGAARAIRWSGEAIDKIYDELAPTPHNEIGMITREPVGVVAAIVPWNFPMLMACWKLGPALATGNSVVLKPSEKSPLTAIRMAQLAKAAGLPDGVLNVLPGFGHTVGQALALHMDVDTLVFTGSTKIAKQLMVYAGQSNMKRVWLEAGGKSPNIVFNDAPDLKAAAEAAASAIAFNQGEVCTAGSRLLVESGVKDELIKLIVKEMEAWQPGHPLDPATTCGAVVDKQQLDTVLGYIKAGHDEGAKLMCGGSQVLAETGGVYVTPTVFDGVTNQMKIAREEIFGPVMSVITFDGMDEAVAIANDTIYGLAAGVWTSDISKAHKTAKALRSGMVWINHYDGGDMTAPFGGYKQSGNGRDKSLHAFEKYTEVKATWIAL, from the coding sequence ATGAGTACACCCCAAAGCCGCAGCGAATGGGAAGCAATGGCGCAGCGCCTTGAAATCAATGGTAAAGCCTTTATTAACGGCCAATATTGCGATGCCGTCGGCAAGGAAACCTTTGACTGCATCAGTCCTGTGGATGGCCGTTTACTGACTCAGGTGGCCAGTTGTCAGCAGGCCGACGCCGATATCGCCGTTGCCAATGCGCGTGAAGTGTTCGAGTCCGGAGTCTGGTCTTTGCAATCTCCGGTTAAACGTAAAAAGGTGATGATCCGTTTTGCCGAATTGCTCGAAGAGCATGCCGACGAACTGGCGCTGCTGGAAACCCTGGATATGGGTAAACCTATCGCCCATTCCAAGGCGGTGGATGTGGCTGGTGCCGCCCGCGCCATTCGCTGGTCCGGTGAGGCCATCGATAAAATTTACGATGAGTTGGCCCCTACGCCCCACAATGAAATCGGCATGATCACCCGCGAGCCTGTGGGTGTGGTAGCTGCCATCGTGCCCTGGAACTTCCCTATGCTGATGGCCTGTTGGAAGCTGGGACCCGCCCTTGCCACAGGGAACAGCGTGGTGCTCAAGCCTTCTGAAAAATCCCCACTTACCGCTATTCGTATGGCGCAGCTCGCCAAAGCGGCCGGATTGCCTGATGGTGTGCTGAACGTGCTGCCGGGGTTCGGCCACACAGTGGGCCAGGCATTGGCACTGCATATGGACGTGGACACTCTGGTATTCACAGGTTCCACCAAGATTGCCAAGCAACTGATGGTGTATGCCGGTCAGTCCAATATGAAGCGGGTCTGGCTGGAAGCCGGCGGCAAGAGCCCCAATATCGTATTTAACGATGCGCCGGATCTGAAAGCCGCCGCCGAGGCCGCTGCTTCAGCCATCGCCTTTAACCAGGGCGAGGTGTGTACTGCCGGATCGCGTCTTCTGGTGGAATCGGGAGTAAAGGACGAGCTTATCAAGCTCATCGTTAAAGAAATGGAAGCCTGGCAGCCCGGTCATCCGCTGGACCCAGCCACCACCTGCGGCGCAGTCGTGGACAAACAGCAGCTGGATACCGTGCTTGGCTATATCAAAGCCGGTCACGATGAAGGCGCCAAACTCATGTGCGGTGGCAGCCAGGTACTTGCCGAAACCGGCGGTGTGTATGTTACGCCTACCGTGTTTGATGGCGTTACCAATCAGATGAAAATTGCCCGTGAGGAGATTTTTGGCCCCGTGATGTCGGTGATTACCTTCGATGGTATGGACGAAGCCGTCGCCATCGCGAACGATACAATTTATGGCCTTGCCGCCGGTGTTTGGACCTCGGATATCAGCAAGGCACATAAAACAGCCAAGGCACTGCGCAGCGGCATGGTGTGGATTAATCACTACGACGGTGGCGACATGACAGCGCCCTTCGGTGGCTATAAGCAGTCCGGTAATGGCCGTGATAAGTCACTGCATGCCTTTGAGAAATACACAGAGGTGAAGGCGACCTGGATAGCGCTCTGA
- a CDS encoding aspartate aminotransferase family protein codes for MVDFNATTGQDTPSLEHYWMPFTANRQFKASPRLLASAEGMFYKDVDGNPVLDSTAGLWCCNAGHGRKKISEAVSHQIRELDYAPSFQMGHPLAFELASRLADIAPAGLNRIFFTNSGSESVDTALKMALAYHRANGQPTRTRFIGRELGYHGVGFGGISVGGIGNNRRTFSQQLLQGVDHLPHTLDIANNAFSRGFPAHGLEKAEVLEQLITLHGAENIAAVIVEPMSGSAGVILPPQGYLKRLRDITSKHGILLIFDEVITGFGRVGDAFASQRWGVVPDLMTTAKALNNGAIPMGAVFVSQDVHDACMTGPEELIEFFHGYTYSGHPVAAAAALATLDIYQEEKLFERTKELEGYWEDAVHSLRDLPNVIDIRNTGLVAGVQLSPNDEGPGRRGYKVFDRCFRNGTLVRVTGDIIAMSPPLIVEKQHIDQIINTLGDAIRAVG; via the coding sequence ATGGTCGACTTCAACGCAACTACAGGACAAGACACACCGTCCCTTGAGCACTACTGGATGCCGTTCACCGCGAACCGCCAGTTCAAAGCCAGCCCACGATTGCTGGCCAGCGCAGAGGGTATGTTTTACAAAGATGTTGATGGCAATCCGGTACTCGATTCAACCGCAGGCCTTTGGTGTTGTAACGCCGGCCACGGCAGAAAGAAAATCAGTGAAGCCGTCAGCCACCAAATTCGGGAACTGGATTACGCCCCGTCATTTCAAATGGGTCATCCACTGGCATTCGAACTGGCCAGCCGCCTTGCCGACATAGCACCGGCGGGACTTAACCGTATCTTCTTTACCAACTCGGGCAGTGAATCTGTCGACACCGCGCTTAAAATGGCGCTGGCCTACCACAGGGCCAATGGTCAACCTACCCGTACCCGCTTTATTGGCCGTGAACTGGGCTATCACGGTGTCGGTTTCGGTGGCATCTCCGTGGGCGGCATCGGTAACAACCGCCGTACTTTCAGCCAGCAATTGCTGCAGGGCGTCGACCACCTGCCCCATACGCTGGACATCGCCAACAATGCCTTTTCCCGCGGATTTCCCGCCCATGGCCTCGAAAAAGCCGAGGTGCTGGAACAACTCATTACCCTCCACGGTGCTGAAAACATCGCCGCCGTTATCGTTGAGCCCATGTCCGGCTCCGCTGGCGTGATCTTACCGCCTCAGGGTTACCTCAAGCGTCTGCGCGATATCACCAGCAAACATGGCATCTTACTGATTTTTGATGAAGTTATCACAGGCTTTGGCCGTGTTGGTGACGCCTTTGCCAGCCAGCGCTGGGGCGTTGTGCCCGATTTGATGACCACCGCCAAGGCTCTTAACAATGGTGCCATTCCCATGGGCGCTGTGTTCGTAAGCCAGGATGTGCACGATGCCTGCATGACTGGTCCGGAAGAGCTGATTGAATTTTTCCACGGTTACACCTATTCCGGTCATCCGGTGGCTGCGGCCGCTGCACTGGCCACCCTGGATATCTACCAGGAAGAAAAACTGTTTGAGCGTACCAAAGAGCTTGAAGGCTACTGGGAAGATGCTGTGCACAGTCTAAGAGACCTGCCGAATGTGATTGATATCCGCAACACAGGTTTGGTTGCCGGGGTGCAACTGTCCCCCAACGATGAGGGCCCGGGACGCCGGGGTTACAAGGTGTTCGATCGCTGCTTCAGAAACGGCACCCTGGTGCGCGTGACCGGCGACATCATCGCCATGTCTCCACCACTCATCGTGGAAAAGCAGCACATTGACCAGATAATTAACACCCTCGGCGATGCCATTCGCGCCGTTGGATGA